One window from the genome of Salvia miltiorrhiza cultivar Shanhuang (shh) chromosome 7, IMPLAD_Smil_shh, whole genome shotgun sequence encodes:
- the LOC130996236 gene encoding protein indeterminate-domain 5, chloroplastic-like produces MAASSSSAFLSLRDENDKQQQQPAAAAAAPSNKRRRNQPGNPNPDAEVIALSPKTLMATNRFVCEVCNKGFQREQNLQLHRRGHNLPWKLRQKSTKEVKRKVYLCPEPSCVHHDPARALGDLTGIKKHYSRKHGEKKYKCEKCSKKYAVHSDWKAHSKTCGTREYRCDCGTLFSRRDSFITHRAFCDALAQESARNLNPPSLSSIGSHLLGLSQQDQINNGGLSSHDILRLGRPGPQYETLVSPGGFRPSPRALFLQPNHDDDHQDQASHAMLPNKSSLQGLMQLPQLHMNNAANTSSNASAGLFNLSFFPGNNNNASAMDSAAGEDSTLFSSGNLMSIAIPSLYSTSHAMQTPSGGGGQMSATALLQKAAQMGSTTSNAGASSSLLKGFGKSPDHHGFYGGNNNNNNNSGNHLHDLMNSIAAAGGSSAASIFEQAEMGEYRGFHGGNGNGSSNQQSGFSSLEQAGRLTRDFLGVGEIVRSVREQQQSGMDHLSSMDSQGKTTSHSHTQPFGGGTFQ; encoded by the exons ATGGCAGCTTCTTCTTCATCAGCTTTCCTTTCATTAAGAGATGAAAACgacaagcagcagcagcagccggcggcagcagcagcggcacctTCAAACAAGAGGCGGCGGAACCAGCCAGGAAATCCAA ATCCGGACGCGGAAGTAATCGCGCTATCGCCCAAGACCCTAATGGCGACGAACCGGTTCGTGTGCGAGGTGTGCAACAAAGGGTTCCAAAGGGAGCAGAATCTGCAGCTGCACCGGCGAGGGCACAATCTGCCGTGGAAGCTGCGGCAGAAGAGCACGAAGGAGGTGAAACGGAAGGTGTATCTGTGCCCGGAGCCGAGCTGCGTGCACCACGACCCGGCGCGGGCCCTCGGCGACCTCACCGGAATCAAGAAGCACTACTCCAGAAAACACGGCGAGAAGAAATACAAGTGTGAGAAATGCTCCAAGAAATACGCCGTGCATTCCGACTGGAAAGCCCATTCCAAGACGTGCGGCACCCGCGAGTACAGATGCGACTGCGGCACCCTTTTCTCCAG ACGTGACAGTTTCATCACTCACCGAGCCTTCTGCGACGCGCTGGCTCAGGAGAGCGCGCGAAACCTGAACCCGCCGTCCCTGAGCAGCATCGGCAGCCACCTCTTAGGCCTCTCCCAGCAAGATCAGATCAACAATGGAGGTCTATCAAGTCATGACATACTCAGATTGGGCAGGCCCGGCCCGCAATACGAAACCCTAGTCAGCCCGGGAGGGTTCCGGCCTTCGCCCCGGGCCCTATTCCTCCAGCCGAATCACGACGATGATCATCAAGATCAAGCTTCTCATGCCATGCTGCCCAACAAATCATCACTGCAAGGCCTAATGCAGCTCCCTCAGCTCCACATGAACAACGCCGCCAACACCTCGTCCAACGCCTCCGCCGGCCTCTTCAACCTCAGCTTCTTCCCCGGGAACAACAACAACGCCTCCGCCATGGACTCCGCTGCCGGAGAAGACTCCACCCTCTTCTCATCAG GTAACCTCATGAGCATTGCGATCCCATCGCTGTACAGCACCTCGCACGCCATGCAAACCCCCAGCGGCGGCGGAGGGCAAATGTCCGCGACGGCGCTTCTGCAGAAGGCTGCGCAGATGGGCTCCACCACCAGCAACGCAGGCGCGTCGTCGTCCCTGCTGAAGGGGTTCGGGAAGTCCCCCGACCACCACGGATTCTATGGaggaaacaacaacaacaataacaacagcGGAAACCATCTGCACGACTTGATGAACTCCATAGCTGCCGCGGGAGGCAGCTCCGCGGCGTCCATATTCGAGCAGGCGGAGATGGGCGAGTACAGAGGGTTCCACGGCGGCAACGGCAACGGCAGCAGCAATCAGCAGAGTGGATTCAGCAGCTTGGAGCAAGCGGGGAGGCTGACGAGGGATTTTCTTGGAGTGGGAGAGATTGTGAGAAGTGTGAGAGAGCAGCAGCAAAGTGGGATGGATCATCTCAGCTCTATGGATTCGCAGGGAAAAACGACGTCGCATTCGCATACCCAACCTTTTGGTGGGGGGACTTTTCAGTGA